A genomic segment from Lutibacter sp. A80 encodes:
- a CDS encoding alpha-L-fucosidase, translating into MKNINITFLLLLLFVTAGFAQEKINYLEESKEDFSQRMQWFNDAKYGMFIHFGLYSQLGGIYKGNDEGRYAEWIQGNQNIPSEEYVKLIDTWNPKDFNANKIVKLAKKAGMKYLVITTKHHEGFCLWDSKYTDFDIANTPMKGRDFVKELADACKKHNIVFGTYYSITDWHQGSQYVEEGKGWGMMKMHEGKKEEYVTYLKNQIKELIENYDSNIIWFDGDWVDWWTLEDGNDLYQYIRELKPSIIINNRVSKRKLFKKDFGTPEQFHLENKVDYYWEACYTMNDSWGFKIKDTDWKSPQEVYDKLKDINGKGGNFLLNIGPDGDGNVPKESVKILKKVGKMLAKEEKQK; encoded by the coding sequence ATGAAAAATATTAATATAACTTTTTTACTACTTCTTCTATTTGTTACTGCTGGTTTTGCTCAAGAAAAAATTAATTATTTGGAGGAATCTAAAGAAGATTTTAGTCAAAGAATGCAATGGTTTAATGATGCTAAATACGGCATGTTTATTCATTTTGGTTTGTATAGCCAATTAGGAGGTATTTATAAAGGGAATGATGAAGGTCGTTATGCAGAATGGATACAAGGAAATCAAAATATACCTTCAGAAGAATATGTGAAATTAATCGATACTTGGAATCCAAAAGATTTTAATGCTAATAAAATTGTTAAACTAGCCAAAAAAGCAGGGATGAAATATTTAGTAATCACTACAAAACACCATGAAGGTTTTTGTTTATGGGATTCTAAATATACCGATTTTGATATTGCAAATACACCAATGAAAGGTCGTGATTTTGTAAAAGAATTAGCAGACGCTTGTAAAAAACATAATATTGTGTTTGGAACCTATTATAGCATAACAGATTGGCACCAAGGGTCGCAATATGTTGAAGAAGGTAAAGGTTGGGGAATGATGAAAATGCATGAAGGTAAAAAAGAAGAATACGTAACGTATTTAAAAAATCAAATAAAAGAACTTATAGAAAACTACGATTCAAACATTATTTGGTTTGATGGTGATTGGGTTGATTGGTGGACTTTAGAAGATGGAAATGATTTGTACCAATATATTAGAGAACTTAAACCAAGTATTATTATAAATAATCGTGTTTCAAAAAGAAAACTTTTTAAGAAAGATTTTGGAACTCCAGAACAGTTTCATTTAGAGAATAAAGTTGATTACTACTGGGAAGCTTGTTATACCATGAACGATTCTTGGGGTTTTAAAATAAAAGATACAGATTGGAAAAGTCCTCAAGAAGTGTATGATAAATTAAAAGATATCAATGGAAAAGGAGGTAACTTTTTATTAAATATTGGTCCGGATGGAGATGGAAATGTACCAAAAGAATCTGTTAAGATTTTAAAAAAAGTAGGTAAAATGTTAGCTAAAGAAGAAAAACAAAAATAG
- a CDS encoding glycoside hydrolase N-terminal domain-containing protein, with amino-acid sequence MIKVLNIFKLFITCSLCVFITKTQAQDTFKLSYDKPAELWTEALPIGNGSLGAMIFGGVVEEHIQFNEETLWAGKPHDYSNKGAGNYLAEIRQLLTEGKQLEAQKLAQKEFMSEPLKQVPYQPFGDLYIAFKNHNNYSDYKRELDIEKAISKVSYTINGVTYNREVLSSFPDQVIAVNLTSSKSKALNFDLWLDALHEDKLVKTNGDSQTLEVQVKNGALRGVASLKVTTNGNIQSVNGKLQITNASKATIYLSAATNYINFEDVSGNPTKISEEILANVSSKKYKKVKKKHTKDYQVLYNRFKLDFGNNGKSVNTTDKRIYDFWKDPNDPHLVALYVQYARYLMIASSRPGTKPPTLQGLWNDKMNPPWFSSYTTNINLEMNYWPVEITNLSECHQPLFNFIEDISKTGKKVAKEHYNADGWVAHHNIDIWRGAAPVNASHHGIWLGAPGWLSSHIWEHYLFTQDKDFLKEYYHLMKDAALFYTQVLYEDPNTGYLISSPSNSPEIGGLVAGPTMDHQIIRALFKSVIAAVEILDIDQEFSKEIALMLPKIAPNKIGKHGQLQEWLEDKDDPDNHHRHVSHLWAVYPGKGINYEDTPALMNAAKQSLEYRGDNGTGWSLAWKINFWSRFRDGNRAYKLLHRLLSPAEHKERNVGGGSYPNLFDAHPPFQIDGNFGGASGILEMILQSHLDKIELLPALPDVLPKGNVSGIVARGGFELDFSWENSKLSEVKIMSKKGKFCVLEYNGKIIKFDTEAGKTYKFDGFLNKK; translated from the coding sequence ATGATTAAAGTTTTAAACATTTTTAAATTATTTATAACGTGTAGTTTATGTGTTTTTATAACAAAAACTCAAGCTCAAGATACGTTTAAATTGTCTTATGATAAGCCTGCAGAACTCTGGACAGAAGCCTTACCAATAGGGAATGGTAGTTTAGGAGCTATGATTTTTGGAGGTGTTGTAGAAGAACATATTCAATTTAATGAGGAAACTTTGTGGGCGGGTAAACCTCATGATTATTCAAATAAAGGAGCAGGTAATTATTTAGCAGAAATAAGACAATTATTAACTGAAGGGAAACAATTAGAGGCTCAAAAATTAGCTCAAAAAGAATTTATGAGTGAACCTTTAAAGCAAGTGCCTTATCAGCCATTTGGAGATTTATACATTGCTTTTAAAAATCATAATAATTACTCAGATTATAAACGGGAATTAGATATTGAAAAAGCCATAAGTAAAGTTTCATATACTATAAATGGTGTAACTTATAACCGAGAAGTATTATCTAGTTTTCCAGATCAAGTTATAGCGGTTAATTTAACTTCAAGTAAATCAAAAGCGTTAAATTTCGATTTATGGTTAGATGCACTTCACGAAGATAAATTGGTGAAAACTAATGGAGATTCACAAACCTTAGAGGTTCAAGTTAAAAATGGAGCTTTACGAGGTGTGGCTTCCTTAAAAGTAACAACAAACGGAAATATACAATCGGTAAATGGAAAGCTTCAAATTACAAATGCATCTAAAGCAACTATTTATTTATCAGCTGCTACAAACTATATTAATTTTGAGGATGTTTCTGGAAATCCTACTAAAATTTCAGAAGAAATTTTAGCAAATGTTTCATCTAAAAAATATAAAAAAGTAAAAAAGAAACATACAAAAGATTATCAAGTTTTATACAATAGATTTAAACTAGATTTTGGGAACAACGGAAAATCGGTTAATACAACAGATAAAAGAATTTATGATTTTTGGAAAGATCCTAATGATCCTCACTTGGTAGCATTATACGTTCAATATGCACGTTATTTAATGATTGCAAGTAGCCGACCAGGAACTAAACCACCGACACTTCAAGGGCTTTGGAATGATAAAATGAATCCGCCTTGGTTTAGCAGTTATACAACCAATATTAATTTAGAGATGAATTATTGGCCAGTAGAAATTACCAATTTAAGTGAATGCCATCAGCCATTGTTTAATTTTATTGAAGATATTTCAAAAACAGGAAAAAAAGTAGCAAAGGAACATTACAATGCAGATGGTTGGGTTGCACATCATAATATAGATATTTGGAGGGGAGCTGCACCAGTTAACGCATCACATCACGGTATTTGGTTAGGTGCTCCAGGTTGGTTAAGTTCTCATATTTGGGAACATTACTTGTTTACACAAGATAAAGACTTTTTAAAAGAATATTACCATTTAATGAAAGATGCAGCGTTGTTTTATACTCAAGTTTTGTATGAAGATCCAAACACAGGCTATTTAATAAGTTCACCTTCAAATTCACCAGAAATAGGAGGTTTAGTTGCAGGTCCAACAATGGATCACCAAATTATTAGAGCGTTATTTAAGAGTGTAATTGCGGCTGTTGAAATTTTAGATATAGATCAAGAATTTTCAAAAGAAATAGCATTAATGCTTCCTAAAATAGCTCCAAATAAAATAGGTAAACATGGGCAATTACAAGAGTGGTTAGAAGATAAAGATGATCCAGATAATCACCATAGGCATGTTTCTCATTTATGGGCTGTGTATCCTGGAAAAGGTATCAATTATGAAGATACACCTGCCTTAATGAACGCTGCAAAACAGTCTTTAGAATATAGAGGAGATAATGGAACGGGTTGGAGTTTGGCTTGGAAAATTAATTTTTGGTCACGTTTTAGAGATGGTAATAGAGCGTATAAATTATTACATAGATTATTGAGCCCTGCGGAACATAAAGAACGCAATGTAGGAGGTGGTTCATATCCAAATCTTTTTGATGCACATCCACCTTTTCAAATAGATGGGAATTTTGGAGGAGCTTCAGGTATTTTGGAAATGATTTTACAAAGTCATTTAGATAAAATAGAATTATTACCTGCTTTACCAGATGTTTTACCTAAAGGAAATGTATCAGGTATAGTTGCAAGAGGTGGTTTTGAATTAGATTTTTCTTGGGAAAATTCTAAATTAAGTGAGGTTAAAATTATGTCGAAAAAAGGAAAATTTTGTGTTTTAGAATACAATGGTAAAATCATAAAATTTGATACCGAAGCAGGAAAAACTTATAAGTTCGATGGGTTCTTAAATAAAAAATAA
- a CDS encoding sulfatase-like hydrolase/transferase — MVAKKIVLSIALLTLTVVGCKNTKTEEAQVKEVVKKPNILFLFTDDQRGGTIGAMDKYDVKTPNMDQLVENGTSFTNAYILGANSAAVCSPSRAMLMTGRHYFNIEPNVYAQFAFNKEDRGKSDKLTFPEYFKANGYETFATGKQHNGEIWLERGFNQIKSAFLGGMTTHFGTKVKDYTPETGWSAPYKDTEKFSSEVFADAAVGFLNRYKKEDPFLMYVAFTAPHDPRTAPKEDKDMYPEEAIVLPENFMPEHPFEIADDRIRDEMLAAFPRTKTIIQKEISDYYAMITATDVQIGRILQALETSGKADNTIIVFAGDNGLALGQHGLLGKQSVYEHSVSVPLIFVGPNIPKNQKTDALAYLHDVFPTLCGLTGFEIPKSVETEDLTPVLKRNKKEVRNSMMYAYNSWPGDLLNKNRKHNPGGGHRAVRKGDFKLIISAKHDVFTYQLFNLSKDPWELNNLIEDKTFESVKNDLINELQKLMDENGDSADLTKNEFGIFDNPEDYNFKKK, encoded by the coding sequence ATGGTTGCAAAAAAAATAGTTTTAAGTATTGCACTTTTAACTTTAACAGTAGTAGGTTGTAAAAATACTAAAACCGAAGAAGCACAAGTTAAAGAAGTAGTGAAAAAGCCAAATATACTTTTTCTATTTACCGATGATCAAAGAGGTGGAACCATAGGAGCAATGGATAAATATGATGTTAAAACGCCTAATATGGATCAATTGGTTGAAAATGGAACTTCTTTTACAAATGCATATATTTTAGGTGCAAATTCGGCAGCAGTATGTTCACCGAGTAGAGCTATGTTAATGACAGGTCGACATTATTTTAATATAGAGCCTAATGTGTATGCTCAATTTGCATTTAATAAAGAAGATAGAGGGAAAAGTGATAAATTAACTTTTCCAGAATACTTTAAAGCAAATGGTTACGAAACGTTTGCTACAGGAAAACAACATAACGGTGAAATTTGGTTAGAACGTGGTTTTAATCAAATTAAATCAGCTTTTTTAGGCGGAATGACCACACATTTTGGTACAAAAGTTAAAGATTATACACCAGAAACAGGGTGGTCTGCACCGTATAAAGATACTGAAAAGTTTAGTAGTGAAGTTTTTGCTGATGCTGCAGTTGGATTTTTAAATAGATATAAAAAAGAAGATCCTTTTTTAATGTATGTTGCTTTTACAGCGCCACATGACCCGCGTACAGCGCCAAAGGAAGATAAGGATATGTATCCTGAAGAAGCTATTGTATTGCCAGAAAATTTTATGCCAGAGCATCCTTTTGAAATAGCTGATGATCGTATTAGAGACGAAATGTTAGCAGCTTTTCCAAGAACCAAAACAATAATTCAAAAAGAAATATCTGACTATTATGCTATGATAACAGCTACGGATGTTCAAATTGGTAGAATATTGCAAGCTTTAGAAACTTCAGGAAAAGCAGATAATACCATTATTGTTTTTGCTGGAGATAATGGTCTGGCTTTGGGGCAACATGGCTTATTAGGTAAACAAAGTGTGTATGAACATAGTGTGAGTGTACCATTAATTTTTGTTGGACCAAATATTCCTAAAAATCAAAAAACAGATGCTTTGGCATATTTACATGATGTTTTTCCAACCTTATGTGGTTTAACAGGATTTGAAATTCCAAAATCGGTTGAAACAGAAGATTTAACACCGGTACTTAAAAGGAATAAAAAAGAAGTAAGAAATAGTATGATGTATGCCTATAATTCTTGGCCAGGTGATCTTTTAAATAAAAATAGAAAACACAATCCTGGAGGAGGACATAGAGCTGTTAGAAAAGGAGATTTTAAATTAATAATAAGTGCAAAACACGATGTTTTTACCTATCAATTATTTAATTTATCTAAAGATCCGTGGGAACTAAATAATTTAATTGAAGATAAAACTTTTGAATCTGTAAAAAATGATTTAATAAATGAGTTACAAAAATTAATGGATGAAAATGGGGATTCTGCGGATTTAACTAAAAACGAATTTGGAATTTTTGATAATCCTGAAGATTACAACTTTAAAAAAAAATAA
- a CDS encoding alpha-L-fucosidase, producing MGLFFVLNTGTIIAQENQLSWNELADQYECPEWFRDAKFGIWFHWGPQSVPEQGGGWYARHMYMKDVGRQKFGKMANAYHLQTYGHPSEFGFKDVINEWKAEKFDAEALVEFSKKNGAKYIVALANHHDHFDLFDSSFHAWNSVNVGPKKDIIGEFEKATRNAGLKFGVTSHDDRFLNWWLPAFGADTKGEKAGVPYDGRLTKEDGKGLWWEGLDPADLYGPVPENRTPEVLEAIKKNWQERHIELVNKYNPDLLYNDGFSFTYGKYGKEVARTLYNNNYNKNGSIQAVMLLKRTEKGTVNEVESGGSNTLRAEPWQSEITFTDWFYKKDRHLTHNARTILEMLIEAVSKNGNLLLNIELHPDGTIPDEQKVIIDIVGDWLAINGEAIYKTRPWKVYGDGKSIRSENEVLQNGEIRNAGDDIAEKTKKGEHYNQRTTASAEFASDEVRFTTKGDDFYIIVMNPKKGDFKIPTLGLNNAMNPGKLKKITRLDNNEKAKFSQNKEFTTITIPVINGKSYPIVLKAKFVK from the coding sequence ATGGGCTTATTTTTTGTGTTAAATACTGGCACAATTATAGCACAAGAAAATCAATTATCTTGGAACGAACTTGCTGATCAATACGAATGTCCAGAGTGGTTTAGAGATGCTAAGTTTGGTATTTGGTTTCATTGGGGGCCACAAAGTGTACCTGAGCAAGGTGGAGGCTGGTATGCGCGTCATATGTATATGAAAGATGTGGGGCGTCAAAAATTTGGAAAAATGGCAAATGCATACCATTTACAGACTTATGGACATCCTTCAGAATTTGGCTTTAAAGATGTAATTAATGAATGGAAGGCTGAAAAATTTGATGCAGAAGCATTGGTTGAATTTTCAAAAAAAAATGGCGCTAAATATATTGTAGCTTTAGCAAATCATCACGACCATTTTGATTTGTTTGATTCGTCTTTTCATGCTTGGAACTCTGTAAATGTAGGCCCAAAAAAAGATATTATTGGTGAGTTTGAAAAAGCAACACGTAATGCCGGTTTAAAATTTGGAGTAACCAGTCATGATGATCGTTTTTTAAATTGGTGGTTACCTGCTTTTGGAGCAGATACTAAAGGTGAAAAAGCAGGTGTGCCATACGATGGACGTTTAACAAAAGAAGATGGTAAAGGTCTTTGGTGGGAAGGTCTAGATCCAGCCGATCTTTACGGTCCAGTACCAGAAAATAGAACACCAGAGGTATTAGAAGCTATAAAGAAAAATTGGCAAGAACGTCATATTGAATTGGTAAATAAATACAATCCAGATTTATTGTACAACGACGGATTTAGTTTTACTTATGGAAAATATGGTAAAGAAGTAGCTCGTACCTTATACAATAATAATTACAATAAAAATGGATCAATACAAGCAGTAATGCTTTTAAAAAGAACTGAAAAAGGTACAGTTAACGAAGTAGAGTCAGGAGGAAGTAACACACTTAGAGCCGAACCTTGGCAATCAGAAATAACATTTACCGATTGGTTTTATAAAAAAGATCGTCACTTAACACATAATGCGCGTACCATTTTAGAAATGCTAATTGAAGCTGTTAGTAAAAATGGAAATTTACTTTTAAATATTGAATTACATCCAGATGGAACTATACCTGATGAACAAAAAGTAATTATTGATATTGTTGGTGATTGGTTAGCAATTAATGGAGAAGCCATTTATAAAACGAGACCATGGAAAGTTTATGGAGATGGTAAAAGTATTCGTAGTGAAAATGAAGTTTTACAAAATGGAGAGATTAGAAATGCAGGAGATGATATTGCCGAAAAAACAAAAAAAGGAGAACATTACAATCAAAGAACTACTGCTTCTGCTGAATTTGCTTCGGATGAGGTTAGATTTACAACAAAAGGAGATGATTTTTATATCATTGTAATGAACCCTAAAAAAGGCGATTTTAAAATTCCAACATTGGGTTTAAATAATGCTATGAATCCGGGGAAACTTAAAAAAATAACAAGATTAGATAACAATGAAAAAGCAAAATTTAGTCAGAATAAAGAATTTACAACTATAACCATTCCAGTAATAAATGGTAAAAGTTACCCAATAGTTTTAAAAGCAAAATTTGTAAAGTAA
- a CDS encoding sulfatase, whose protein sequence is MSKKIKWIFPLAVVFISFISCKETKKTESKTIAERPNILYIMSDDHTSQAWGVYGGILKDYVHTPNISRLADEGVVLDNCLVSNSICSPSRATILTGQYSHINGVKILAGGLPPKHPTIAGVLQRGGYQTAIIGKWHLKQEPTDEFDYYSVLPGQGRYWNPILKTKENWEDYMGGGKEYEGFSTDVIADKTIDWIENRDTSKPFMMMCHFKATHEPFDYPERFSHLYRDEDIPVPSTFYDQGAETTGRSFKGQSVDNLKKRYLRASEDPDNVPGYMQYPELPFSVDGLTNDEARYKTYQKYVKDFMRCGAAIDDNIGKLLDYLEASGLAENTIVIYTADQGYFLGEHGFFDKRLIYEESIHMPFVIRYPKELPAGTRNADLIENVDFSALFADYAGLEYPETMQGHSFRENLKGNTPNDWRTYAYYRYWDHSIDRPGHFGIRGERYKLAFYYGNGLKENGFTKENQPKKFWDFFDLEKDPQETYNAYNDEEYQDIIKEMKAEILKQREALADTDLDTPEIHEIIKAHWND, encoded by the coding sequence ATGAGTAAAAAAATTAAATGGATTTTTCCTTTAGCAGTTGTTTTTATAAGTTTTATTAGTTGTAAAGAAACAAAAAAAACAGAAAGTAAAACCATAGCAGAACGACCTAATATTTTATACATAATGTCAGATGATCATACCTCGCAAGCGTGGGGTGTTTATGGTGGAATTTTAAAAGATTATGTACATACACCAAATATTTCACGTTTGGCTGATGAAGGAGTTGTTTTAGACAATTGTTTGGTTTCTAATTCTATTTGTTCACCAAGTAGAGCTACTATTCTTACAGGGCAGTATAGTCATATTAATGGAGTTAAAATTTTAGCTGGTGGTTTACCTCCAAAACATCCTACAATTGCAGGAGTTTTACAACGAGGTGGTTACCAAACAGCAATTATTGGAAAATGGCATTTAAAGCAAGAGCCTACAGATGAGTTTGATTATTATAGCGTTTTACCAGGGCAAGGACGTTACTGGAATCCTATATTAAAAACCAAAGAAAATTGGGAAGATTATATGGGCGGTGGAAAAGAATATGAAGGATTTAGTACAGATGTAATTGCTGATAAAACTATTGACTGGATTGAAAATAGAGATACTTCAAAACCTTTTATGATGATGTGCCATTTTAAAGCAACTCATGAACCTTTCGATTATCCAGAACGCTTTAGTCATTTATATAGAGATGAGGATATTCCAGTTCCGAGTACATTTTACGATCAAGGAGCTGAAACTACAGGGAGGTCTTTTAAAGGACAATCTGTAGATAATTTAAAGAAAAGGTATTTAAGAGCTTCAGAAGATCCAGATAATGTGCCGGGATATATGCAATATCCAGAATTACCATTTTCGGTTGATGGTTTAACAAATGATGAAGCACGTTATAAAACGTATCAAAAATATGTGAAAGATTTTATGCGTTGTGGTGCTGCTATAGATGATAATATTGGAAAACTATTAGACTACCTTGAAGCATCTGGATTAGCAGAAAACACAATAGTAATTTATACTGCAGATCAAGGATATTTTTTAGGTGAACATGGTTTTTTTGATAAACGATTAATTTATGAAGAATCTATTCATATGCCATTTGTTATTCGTTATCCAAAAGAATTACCTGCTGGAACTCGTAATGCAGACCTTATTGAAAATGTAGATTTTTCTGCATTATTTGCAGATTATGCCGGACTTGAATATCCAGAAACAATGCAAGGTCATAGTTTTAGAGAAAATTTAAAAGGAAATACTCCAAATGATTGGCGTACATATGCTTACTATCGTTATTGGGATCATTCAATAGACCGCCCTGGACATTTTGGAATTAGAGGCGAACGTTACAAATTAGCTTTTTATTACGGAAATGGACTTAAAGAAAATGGTTTTACTAAAGAAAATCAGCCTAAAAAGTTTTGGGATTTCTTTGATTTAGAAAAAGATCCTCAAGAAACGTATAATGCTTATAACGATGAAGAATATCAAGATATTATTAAAGAAATGAAAGCAGAAATCCTTAAGCAAAGAGAAGCTTTAGCGGATACAGACCTTGATACTCCAGAAATCCATGAAATTATTAAAGCACATTGGAATGATTAA
- a CDS encoding glycoside hydrolase family 3 C-terminal domain-containing protein, translated as MNQNINKIKSFRIKTPTIFVMVFLLLISFKAHSQEVLPYLDTSLTFDERVNDLVERMTLEEKVGQMMNDAPAIPRLNIPAYEYWNECLHGVARAGKATVFPQAIGLAATWDTDLIYKSALVISDEARAKHHEALRNNSFKRYEGLTYWTPNVNIFRDPRWGRGQETYGEDPYLTSRMGVNFVKGMQGDDPKYLKLVATPKHFAVHSGPEPERHFFDATTTERDLYDTYLPAFEATIVEGKAYSIMAAYNRYMGKPCCASHQLLDKILRKDWGFKGYVVSDCNAIRDIHDYHNYVDSKETAAAVAVKAGCDLNCGSRYKYLINAVAIGDITEDEIDVSLKRILKARFKLGMFDPEEMVPYASIPMSVVSSKKHRALALETAQKSIVLLKNEQNVLPLKKDIKSIAVIGPNANNLEVLLGNYNGFPSQYFTPLEGIKNKVSEKTKIYYEAGSELISEEAVMSLIPAEFLSFKNKKGLQAKYYNNHQLSGSPIITRVEEGINSNWNSSPVEGLNEEKFAVVYTGDIKVNTSGDYTLGMQSYKGYKLLIDGELILDNTKDLKRRIVKNKIFLEQGKKYKVSIQYFHEGYPAKLKLLWSSPDKTSYEKAIALANKSDVVVFVGGISPGVEGEQMPVNSKGFDGGDKTDIELPKVQKELLKALHATGTPVVLVLLNGSALAVNWENNNLSAIIEAWYPGELGGKAIADVLFGDYNPSGRLPVTFYKTVKDLSPFVNYSMKGRTYRYFEGDVLYPFGYGLSYTSFNYKNIRVSKPKINTSEFVEVSATISNTGSLKGDEVVQLYITDKESSVVRPLKSLRGIKRISLNPGESTQVEFTVNTEDLSFYDVTKQEKVVEPGIFEIGIGASSKEMIKTSLEVVE; from the coding sequence ATGAATCAAAATATAAATAAAATTAAAAGTTTTAGAATAAAAACACCTACAATATTTGTAATGGTTTTTTTACTATTGATCTCTTTTAAGGCTCATTCTCAAGAAGTATTACCTTATTTAGACACCTCATTAACTTTTGATGAAAGAGTAAACGATCTTGTAGAAAGAATGACTTTAGAAGAAAAAGTAGGACAGATGATGAATGATGCACCTGCAATTCCAAGGCTTAATATTCCAGCCTATGAATATTGGAACGAGTGTTTACATGGTGTAGCTCGGGCAGGTAAAGCAACTGTTTTTCCACAAGCTATAGGTTTAGCAGCAACTTGGGATACAGATTTAATTTATAAATCTGCACTTGTAATTTCAGATGAAGCACGTGCAAAACATCACGAGGCTTTACGAAATAATTCATTTAAAAGATATGAGGGCTTAACGTATTGGACTCCAAATGTAAATATATTTCGAGACCCGCGTTGGGGACGTGGTCAAGAAACTTATGGAGAAGACCCATATTTAACATCTCGAATGGGTGTTAATTTTGTAAAAGGAATGCAAGGTGATGATCCTAAATACTTGAAATTAGTTGCAACTCCTAAGCATTTTGCTGTACATAGTGGTCCAGAGCCAGAAAGACATTTTTTTGATGCTACAACAACTGAGCGCGATTTATATGATACTTATTTACCAGCTTTTGAGGCTACTATTGTTGAAGGTAAAGCCTACTCTATAATGGCTGCTTATAATAGATATATGGGCAAACCTTGCTGTGCAAGTCATCAGTTATTAGATAAAATATTAAGAAAAGATTGGGGTTTTAAAGGATATGTGGTTTCAGATTGTAATGCAATTAGAGATATACACGATTATCATAATTATGTAGATTCTAAAGAAACAGCAGCAGCTGTGGCTGTTAAAGCCGGTTGCGATTTAAACTGCGGATCTCGTTATAAGTACTTAATAAATGCTGTTGCAATTGGCGATATTACTGAAGATGAAATCGATGTTTCTTTGAAAAGAATTTTAAAAGCACGTTTTAAATTAGGGATGTTCGACCCTGAAGAAATGGTTCCTTATGCAAGTATACCAATGAGTGTGGTAAGTTCTAAAAAGCATAGGGCTTTAGCCTTGGAAACAGCTCAAAAATCAATTGTTTTATTAAAGAATGAACAAAATGTTTTACCATTAAAAAAAGATATAAAATCTATTGCAGTTATTGGTCCTAATGCTAATAATTTAGAAGTGCTTTTAGGAAATTATAACGGATTTCCATCACAGTATTTTACTCCTTTAGAGGGCATAAAAAATAAAGTTTCTGAAAAAACAAAAATTTACTACGAAGCTGGTTCCGAATTAATTTCCGAAGAAGCTGTAATGTCTTTAATTCCAGCAGAGTTTTTGAGCTTCAAAAACAAGAAAGGATTACAAGCTAAGTATTATAACAATCATCAACTGTCTGGATCTCCTATAATTACAAGAGTAGAAGAAGGCATTAATTCTAATTGGAATTCTAGTCCGGTTGAAGGGTTAAATGAAGAAAAATTTGCAGTAGTATATACAGGAGATATTAAAGTAAATACTTCAGGAGATTACACTTTGGGTATGCAAAGCTATAAAGGTTATAAATTATTAATTGATGGAGAATTAATACTTGATAATACAAAAGATTTAAAAAGAAGAATTGTAAAAAATAAAATATTTTTAGAGCAAGGAAAAAAATATAAAGTTTCAATACAATATTTTCATGAAGGGTATCCAGCAAAGTTAAAATTGCTATGGAGCTCGCCTGATAAAACGTCTTATGAAAAAGCTATAGCATTGGCAAACAAATCTGATGTTGTTGTTTTTGTTGGTGGAATTTCACCAGGAGTAGAGGGGGAACAAATGCCTGTAAATTCTAAAGGTTTTGATGGAGGAGATAAAACAGATATAGAATTACCGAAAGTACAAAAAGAACTATTAAAAGCATTACACGCAACAGGTACTCCAGTTGTTTTAGTATTACTTAATGGTAGTGCATTGGCTGTTAATTGGGAAAATAATAATCTTTCAGCCATAATAGAAGCTTGGTATCCAGGAGAGCTTGGAGGTAAAGCTATTGCTGATGTTTTATTTGGGGATTACAATCCATCAGGTAGACTTCCAGTTACTTTTTATAAAACTGTAAAAGATTTATCGCCTTTTGTAAATTATAGTATGAAAGGTAGAACCTATAGATATTTTGAAGGAGACGTATTGTATCCATTTGGTTACGGATTAAGCTATACGTCATTTAATTATAAAAATATTAGAGTATCTAAACCTAAAATTAATACTTCTGAGTTTGTTGAAGTTAGTGCAACAATAAGTAATACAGGTAGTTTAAAAGGAGATGAGGTAGTACAATTATATATAACAGATAAAGAAAGTTCTGTGGTTCGTCCGCTAAAAAGCCTTCGTGGTATTAAACGTATTTCTCTTAACCCAGGAGAATCAACTCAAGTTGAATTTACAGTTAATACAGAAGACCTTTCATTTTATGATGTTACAAAGCAAGAAAAAGTTGTAGAACCTGGAATTTTTGAAATAGGAATTGGAGCATCATCAAAAGAAATGATTAAAACATCATTAGAAGTTGTAGAGTAA